The Thermomicrobiales bacterium genome window below encodes:
- a CDS encoding DUF1572 domain-containing protein: MNDRVLMQDFSDKIVEMVERILACCEGLDEAGINWKPDAPDTNSIYVLATHTMGNVRQNVLAVLGDQEDQRDRDSEFVAAGDSAAELQGQWAELKPQVQETLARLGTKDLERVHAHPRRGTMTGQQVLMLAATHAGEHAGQAELTRDLYVAQR, from the coding sequence GTGAACGATCGAGTATTGATGCAGGACTTCTCCGACAAGATCGTTGAGATGGTCGAACGTATCCTCGCCTGCTGCGAGGGTCTCGATGAAGCCGGGATCAACTGGAAGCCGGACGCGCCGGACACGAACAGCATCTATGTGCTGGCGACGCACACGATGGGGAATGTGCGCCAGAATGTACTGGCTGTGCTCGGTGACCAGGAGGATCAGCGCGATCGTGACTCCGAGTTCGTCGCTGCCGGCGACAGTGCCGCAGAGCTTCAGGGCCAGTGGGCGGAGCTGAAGCCGCAGGTGCAGGAGACGCTGGCTCGGCTCGGCACGAAAGACCTGGAACGCGTCCACGCCCACCCGCGGCGCGGCACGATGACCGGTCAGCAGGTGCTGATGCTGGCGGCGACGCACGCTGGTGAGCACGCAGGACAGGCGGAACTGACGCGCGACCTGTATGTCGCTCAGCGATAG